One part of the Candidatus Neomarinimicrobiota bacterium genome encodes these proteins:
- a CDS encoding DNA methylase — translation MRNNNKPPFETTTLWDYPTQNYGNRPHGDNKYRGVTPAFVIWNLIQRYTKEGELVVDPMCGSGTTIDVCKEEKRKVLGFDIVPYRKDIKQADARRLPLKNGVADFVFIDSPYSDNIRYNDRPDNIGNISCENPRFFEELDKVAKEAHRILKKGKYIAWLIGDQAKKKIFVPVGFKMYSILEKYFKPVDIVCVARHNQTSNTPIWHQRAKKYNFYLRGFKYLIIMQKIK, via the coding sequence ATGAGAAATAATAATAAGCCTCCATTTGAAACCACAACTCTTTGGGACTATCCAACACAAAATTATGGTAATAGACCTCACGGAGACAATAAATATAGAGGAGTAACTCCTGCATTCGTTATTTGGAATTTAATTCAGAGATACACCAAAGAAGGTGAATTAGTAGTAGATCCAATGTGTGGGAGTGGAACTACTATTGATGTTTGCAAAGAGGAAAAACGAAAGGTTTTAGGTTTTGATATTGTTCCTTATAGGAAGGATATAAAACAAGCCGACGCTAGAAGATTACCATTAAAGAACGGGGTAGCAGATTTTGTTTTTATAGATTCACCTTATTCAGACAACATTAGGTACAATGACCGCCCAGACAATATTGGTAATATTTCTTGTGAAAATCCCAGATTTTTCGAAGAATTAGATAAGGTTGCAAAAGAAGCACATCGAATTTTAAAGAAAGGAAAGTATATTGCTTGGCTTATTGGAGATCAAGCAAAAAAGAAAATATTTGTACCAGTAGGATTTAAGATGTACTCTATTCTCGAAAAATATTTTAAACCAGTAGATATTGTCTGTGTGGCAAGACATAATCAGACTTCAAATACTCCCATCTGGCATCAAAGAGCTAAAAAGTATAATTTCTATTTAAGAGGATTTAAGTATTTAATAATAATGCAAAAAATTAAATAA
- a CDS encoding DNA modification methylase — protein sequence MNFEDLKNLYLKKKKKFGVNAYKHISELLKEAKEIHRQDWLKNPTPNGDHEQSWRAFKGKNLEKLVQYIITDEVEELGLKVVNGNKLERTINLSKELSQVKRNLAIDYGEFGLHLPDVDIIIYNPENCKVLAAISSKVTLRERIAQTGYWKLKLSQDRATEHVKVYFITPDEDGTLTRKVPPKKGRAIVEIDLDGSYVLTDEEVEESDKVKLFEHFIDDLKKLLENEK from the coding sequence ATGAATTTCGAAGATTTAAAGAATTTATATTTAAAGAAAAAAAAGAAGTTTGGAGTAAACGCATACAAGCATATTTCGGAATTATTAAAAGAAGCAAAAGAGATTCATAGACAAGACTGGTTAAAGAATCCTACCCCAAATGGAGATCATGAACAAAGCTGGAGAGCATTTAAGGGTAAAAATCTAGAAAAGTTAGTTCAATATATTATTACTGATGAAGTTGAAGAACTTGGGTTAAAAGTTGTTAATGGAAATAAATTAGAAAGAACAATAAATTTATCTAAAGAGCTGAGTCAAGTGAAAAGGAACTTAGCAATTGATTATGGTGAATTTGGCTTGCATCTACCAGATGTTGATATAATTATTTATAATCCAGAGAATTGTAAGGTTTTGGCTGCTATTTCAAGTAAGGTGACCTTGAGAGAACGGATTGCCCAAACAGGTTATTGGAAGCTTAAACTTTCACAGGATAGAGCAACCGAACACGTTAAAGTTTACTTCATTACCCCTGATGAAGATGGAACTCTAACACGAAAAGTTCCTCCTAAAAAAGGGAGAGCTATCGTTGAGATAGATCTAGATGGAAGTTATGTTTTAACTGATGAAGAAGTTGAGGAAAGTGATAAAGTAAAACTCTTTGAACATTTCATTGATGATCTAAAAAAATTACTGGAGAATGAGAAATAA
- a CDS encoding bifunctional homocysteine S-methyltransferase/methylenetetrahydrofolate reductase — protein sequence MGKINFLEYLKDNTVLFDGAMGTMLYSKGIFINRCFDEVNLSNPELVKEIHSEYIKAGADAIETNTFSANRYKLAKFGLVDKLYEINKRGAEIAKEVAQDDTWIAGSIGPLGVKIEPIGPTPIDEAKDAFKEQIKALIDGGVDLLIFETFYDVNEILQAISIAKDLTDIPIIAQMTVNEDGNTHYGTPSEVFTKKLEEAGADVIGINCSVGPQPMLEVVKRMLKVTKKPISVQPNAGVPRNVDGRNIYLVSPEYMAEYAKRYVNMGAKIVGGCCGTTPQHIKEMRKAIHSLIPRKRFVEITEVKKEIARLKPVPLEQRSNFAKKLKQGEFVTSVEMVPPKGINSEKEIEKAKRLKEAGVDAINIPDGPRALARMGASYLAKILQDEAGIETILHYTCRDKNLLGIMSDLLGLHSIGIRNLLIITGDPPKMGDYPDATAVFDVDSIGLVNIAKNLNMGIDIGGNFIGSQTEYFIGVGVNPGAVGLDYELERFGWKIKAGAEFAITQPVFDLDTFYNFYKRIENYKIPIIAGVWPLVSYKNAEFLNNEIPGITIPDDIMKRMKNAETKEEALEIGLQEAIKIIKNIREIVHGVQISMPFGRVEIPIRILEEII from the coding sequence ATGGGTAAGATTAATTTTTTAGAATATTTAAAAGACAATACAGTTCTCTTCGATGGAGCTATGGGAACAATGCTATATTCTAAGGGAATTTTTATAAACAGATGCTTTGATGAGGTAAACTTAAGCAATCCTGAGCTTGTAAAAGAAATACATAGCGAATATATAAAGGCAGGGGCAGATGCAATCGAAACAAATACTTTCAGTGCAAACAGATATAAACTCGCAAAATTCGGACTTGTAGACAAACTATATGAAATAAATAAAAGAGGAGCAGAGATTGCAAAAGAAGTTGCACAAGATGATACCTGGATTGCAGGATCTATCGGCCCTCTTGGTGTAAAAATAGAACCAATAGGGCCTACACCTATCGATGAGGCAAAAGATGCTTTTAAAGAACAGATAAAAGCACTAATTGATGGTGGCGTAGATTTACTTATTTTTGAAACCTTCTACGATGTAAATGAAATTCTGCAGGCAATCTCTATTGCAAAAGATTTAACTGATATCCCTATTATTGCTCAGATGACAGTGAATGAAGACGGTAATACTCACTATGGGACACCCTCTGAGGTATTTACAAAAAAACTTGAGGAGGCTGGTGCTGATGTAATCGGAATCAATTGTAGTGTTGGTCCTCAACCAATGCTTGAAGTTGTCAAACGGATGCTAAAGGTTACCAAAAAACCTATCTCCGTACAGCCAAATGCCGGAGTCCCAAGGAATGTAGATGGAAGAAACATTTACCTTGTCTCACCTGAGTACATGGCAGAATACGCAAAAAGATACGTCAATATGGGCGCAAAAATTGTAGGTGGTTGTTGCGGTACCACTCCCCAACATATAAAGGAGATGAGAAAAGCAATTCATTCACTAATACCAAGGAAAAGGTTTGTGGAAATTACTGAGGTCAAAAAGGAGATAGCAAGACTGAAGCCTGTACCACTCGAGCAAAGATCAAATTTCGCTAAAAAATTAAAACAGGGGGAATTTGTAACCAGTGTCGAGATGGTACCCCCAAAAGGTATAAACTCAGAAAAGGAAATTGAAAAGGCAAAAAGATTAAAAGAGGCAGGTGTTGATGCAATAAACATTCCCGATGGTCCAAGGGCTCTTGCAAGAATGGGAGCAAGTTACCTTGCAAAAATTTTACAGGATGAAGCAGGGATAGAAACCATACTGCATTATACCTGTAGAGATAAAAATCTCCTTGGGATAATGTCGGATTTACTTGGTCTCCATTCAATAGGAATTAGAAATCTTTTAATAATAACGGGTGATCCACCAAAGATGGGAGATTATCCTGATGCCACAGCAGTATTTGATGTAGATTCAATTGGGCTTGTAAATATAGCTAAAAATTTGAACATGGGAATAGATATTGGTGGAAATTTCATCGGTTCTCAAACTGAATATTTCATCGGTGTCGGAGTCAATCCCGGAGCTGTAGGTCTGGACTATGAACTCGAAAGATTCGGATGGAAAATAAAAGCCGGTGCAGAATTTGCAATTACCCAACCCGTATTCGATCTGGACACATTTTATAATTTCTATAAAAGAATAGAGAATTATAAAATACCAATCATCGCAGGTGTCTGGCCACTTGTAAGCTATAAAAATGCCGAATTCCTGAACAACGAAATACCTGGCATTACCATACCAGACGATATTATGAAAAGAATGAAAAATGCCGAAACTAAAGAGGAAGCTTTAGAAATAGGGCTCCAGGAAGCCATAAAAATAATTAAAAACATCAGAGAAATTGTTCACGGCGTACAGATTTCAATGCCTTTCGGAAGAGTTGAAATCCCAATTAGAATCTTAGAAGAGATTATTTAA
- a CDS encoding phosphatase PAP2 family protein has product MSKVILLDKKLFSLINRGLSSSFFDFIMPVFSNPVFWIPVMLFFIIYGILKFGKRFRYTILVTIISVSLSDIFCARVLKPSIKRLRPSHGYPSAIVRGKRGGKYGFPSNHAANVTALTVPFIFHFNFIIKILLILIILLVGFSRIYLGVHYPLDVFAGYFIGILFVYISSQLLKMIKNTIKDGSKNG; this is encoded by the coding sequence ATGAGTAAAGTAATTTTATTAGATAAAAAATTATTTAGTCTGATAAATAGAGGCTTATCAAGTTCTTTCTTTGATTTTATTATGCCTGTTTTTTCAAACCCGGTTTTCTGGATTCCTGTTATGCTGTTTTTTATAATTTATGGTATTTTAAAATTTGGAAAGAGGTTTAGATATACCATCTTAGTAACAATAATATCAGTTTCTCTATCAGACATCTTCTGTGCAAGAGTATTAAAGCCATCTATAAAAAGATTAAGACCATCACATGGGTATCCTTCTGCGATAGTTAGAGGGAAGAGGGGTGGTAAATATGGTTTCCCATCGAACCATGCAGCAAATGTAACAGCTTTAACGGTACCATTTATTTTTCATTTCAATTTTATTATAAAAATTCTGCTTATTCTTATAATCTTATTGGTTGGTTTTAGCAGGATTTACCTCGGGGTACATTATCCTCTTGATGTTTTCGCAGGATATTTTATAGGGATATTATTTGTGTATATTAGTAGCCAGCTTTTAAAAATGATAAAAAATACAATAAAAGATGGTAGTAAAAATGGCTGA
- a CDS encoding YjbQ family protein: MKSYTKYITVNTPTRRAFINITPVVEKAVEESGVKEGLCLINAMHITASVFINDDERGLHQDFERWLEGLAPHEPISRYMHNRTGEDNGDAHLKRTIMGREVVVAITNGKLDFGPWEQIFYGEFDGCRPKRYLIKIIGE; the protein is encoded by the coding sequence ATGAAATCATATACTAAGTATATCACAGTAAACACCCCCACAAGACGAGCATTTATCAATATAACTCCAGTGGTTGAAAAAGCTGTTGAAGAAAGCGGTGTGAAAGAAGGACTGTGTCTTATTAATGCGATGCACATCACAGCCAGTGTTTTTATTAACGATGATGAAAGAGGTTTACATCAGGACTTTGAAAGATGGCTTGAAGGACTTGCTCCCCATGAACCAATAAGTAGATATATGCACAATCGTACAGGGGAAGATAATGGTGATGCTCACCTGAAAAGAACAATTATGGGCAGAGAAGTTGTCGTTGCTATAACAAACGGTAAACTCGATTTTGGTCCCTGGGAGCAAATCTTTTATGGTGAATTTGATGGCTGTAGACCAAAACGATATTTGATAAAAATAATTGGCGAATAA
- a CDS encoding Gfo/Idh/MocA family oxidoreductase has protein sequence MSKIRLGIVGSGIVVKEFHYPALKELTDLFEITAVTSRTKKNAVALAKTVGTAQVFDNMEEMLKSGLVDAVDLALPVNLNYEFIKNAIKYNVHVICEKPVAHNLEYGEKIVELSQKTDKVIYIAENYRHFKSFHKAKELIKQDKIGNPLHLSWIIFNGLDINNPYAKTAWRKMPKHLGGFISDGGVHNVASMRLILGEIKNVKAITKNISGYLGGYDFITSVFEFESGATGHYTVFYSLNSEEEFLIFGDRGTLKIGYDYLQFNDDLIKFPEETFENSFNYEFIDFYKIVTGQKPNDLGSPMEALKDLEFFEKALSGKNKQEREQ, from the coding sequence ATGAGTAAAATTAGATTGGGTATTGTAGGCTCAGGTATAGTTGTAAAAGAGTTCCACTATCCAGCACTTAAGGAGCTAACAGACTTATTTGAAATAACTGCTGTAACATCTCGAACAAAGAAAAATGCCGTAGCACTTGCTAAAACGGTAGGCACTGCCCAGGTATTTGATAACATGGAAGAAATGCTCAAATCAGGATTGGTAGATGCTGTTGATCTTGCACTACCTGTTAACTTAAACTATGAATTCATTAAAAATGCTATCAAATACAACGTTCATGTAATTTGCGAGAAACCAGTAGCCCACAACTTAGAATACGGGGAAAAAATTGTTGAGTTATCCCAAAAAACAGATAAAGTAATTTATATAGCTGAAAACTATCGGCATTTTAAATCATTTCACAAGGCTAAAGAATTAATCAAACAGGATAAAATTGGCAATCCATTACACCTGTCATGGATAATCTTTAACGGATTGGATATAAACAACCCATATGCAAAAACTGCTTGGCGCAAGATGCCCAAACACTTAGGTGGATTCATCTCCGATGGAGGTGTACACAATGTAGCATCTATGCGATTGATTCTAGGAGAAATAAAAAATGTTAAAGCTATAACTAAAAATATATCAGGCTATCTCGGTGGATATGACTTCATTACTTCGGTATTTGAATTTGAAAGCGGCGCAACAGGGCATTATACCGTTTTTTATAGTCTAAACAGTGAAGAAGAATTTTTAATATTTGGCGACAGGGGGACACTGAAAATTGGCTATGATTACCTGCAATTCAATGATGATTTAATCAAATTTCCGGAAGAGACCTTTGAAAATTCCTTTAATTATGAATTTATAGACTTTTATAAAATCGTAACCGGGCAGAAACCAAATGACCTTGGTTCCCCCATGGAAGCTTTAAAAGACCTTGAGTTTTTTGAAAAAGCACTGTCAGGTAAAAATAAACAAGAAAGAGAACAATGA
- a CDS encoding SGNH/GDSL hydrolase family protein — MKNSLFTISLMFSFILMFTLCSRNPLKIVAFGDSITAGTYLNGKSWVYHLDKQNDKITVVNAGRNGRKTSDKHELIPVIQNNKDTDIFMIFLGVNDLKDGNDSLVENCVNNVSWMIDMLKQSIPDVKIYLLSPCDINLETMSELNKQKKYNQNTKNSLYKLNKEYEKLAKRKKVEFISLLKSVSTQNYTDGLHPDSNGQTEIANTIWERLKCCVK; from the coding sequence ATGAAAAATTCTCTGTTCACTATTTCCTTAATGTTTTCATTTATTTTAATGTTTACTCTTTGCTCCAGAAACCCGCTAAAAATTGTTGCCTTCGGTGATTCAATCACTGCAGGAACATACCTCAATGGGAAAAGCTGGGTTTATCACCTAGATAAGCAAAATGACAAAATCACAGTTGTAAATGCAGGCAGAAATGGTAGAAAAACCTCAGACAAACATGAATTAATTCCTGTGATTCAAAATAACAAAGACACCGATATTTTTATGATATTCCTCGGAGTAAATGATCTTAAGGATGGGAATGACTCACTTGTGGAAAATTGTGTAAATAATGTAAGCTGGATGATAGATATGCTAAAGCAATCAATACCCGATGTTAAAATCTATCTTCTATCTCCCTGCGATATAAACCTTGAAACCATGTCTGAATTAAATAAACAGAAAAAATATAATCAGAACACAAAGAATTCTTTATACAAACTGAATAAAGAATATGAAAAGCTTGCAAAAAGAAAGAAAGTAGAATTTATCTCGCTGTTAAAATCAGTATCAACGCAAAATTATACCGATGGATTGCATCCAGATTCAAATGGTCAAACGGAAATAGCAAATACAATCTGGGAAAGATTAAAATGTTGCGTAAAATAG
- a CDS encoding glycosyltransferase family 2 protein, whose product MLRKIVVISPVYNEEKYLLEYYKAIRKNYLGPILFVDDGSTDFSSKILKEICNLDTDCDCIRHPSRKGYGAALITGFNYSLKDKFNIVVTVDVDLQHDPKYLPVFIDKLNEYDVVLGSRYLQIGSCLNIPKDRLIINRYISRVLEIKLNKKFSDPFCGFRGYKTNFLKNANLKENSYGIALEILFEIVRQKVNYVEIPIEAIYHDMNRKFLDGLDNPRNRLLYYLNIIQRKLEEIYEKQNNDNKSTSR is encoded by the coding sequence ATGTTGCGTAAAATAGTTGTAATTTCACCTGTATATAACGAAGAGAAGTACTTACTTGAATATTATAAAGCTATAAGAAAGAATTATTTGGGACCCATCCTGTTCGTTGACGATGGGTCTACAGATTTTTCTTCTAAAATTTTAAAAGAAATATGTAATTTAGACACCGACTGCGATTGCATCCGACACCCTTCGAGAAAAGGTTATGGAGCTGCCCTCATAACAGGCTTCAATTATTCTTTAAAAGATAAATTTAACATAGTTGTGACAGTTGATGTAGACCTGCAACATGATCCAAAATATCTACCTGTATTTATCGATAAGCTAAATGAATATGATGTTGTACTTGGTTCACGATACCTGCAGATAGGAAGCTGTCTTAATATACCCAAAGACAGATTAATAATTAATAGGTATATTTCAAGAGTCCTGGAAATAAAGCTTAATAAAAAATTTTCCGATCCCTTTTGTGGATTTCGTGGCTATAAAACCAATTTTCTTAAAAATGCTAATTTAAAAGAAAATAGCTACGGTATAGCTCTTGAAATATTATTTGAAATAGTAAGACAAAAAGTAAATTATGTGGAAATTCCCATTGAGGCTATTTATCATGATATGAATCGAAAATTCCTTGATGGGCTGGACAATCCCAGAAATAGATTATTGTACTATTTAAACATTATACAAAGAAAGCTTGAGGAAATCTATGAAAAGCAGAATAATGATAATAAGTCCACATCCAGATGA
- a CDS encoding PIG-L family deacetylase → MKSRIMIISPHPDDAELGMGGSIIKFIDQGHEVIVVDMTSGEPTPCGTPKKGRRRQWKLQRFSV, encoded by the coding sequence ATGAAAAGCAGAATAATGATAATAAGTCCACATCCAGATGATGCCGAACTGGGAATGGGAGGAAGTATTATTAAATTTATAGATCAGGGGCATGAGGTAATTGTAGTTGATATGACCAGTGGAGAGCCAACCCCCTGTGGCACCCCGAAAAAAGGAAGAAGGAGACAATGGAAGCTTCAAAGATTCTCGGTCTAA
- a CDS encoding PIG-L family deacetylase → MEASKILGLKRRINLGLENRYLIDSKETRIKVAEQIRIFKPDILFCPYYQDAHPDHIATHSIVKSARFYSKYTRTDMSGEPHYASNLIFYFCTHLRINHPFSFLIDISKYFSKKIKSVACYRSQFIENIKNRGIFRSISSQNSYWGSLIRAKFAEAFYSEEALKIEDIDTIL, encoded by the coding sequence ATGGAAGCTTCAAAGATTCTCGGTCTAAAACGGAGAATCAATCTTGGACTTGAGAACAGGTATCTTATAGACTCTAAAGAAACCAGAATAAAAGTTGCCGAACAAATAAGAATTTTCAAACCGGATATATTATTTTGCCCTTACTATCAGGACGCACACCCGGATCACATAGCAACCCATTCAATAGTAAAAAGTGCAAGATTTTACTCAAAATATACCAGAACCGATATGAGTGGTGAACCACATTATGCATCTAATTTAATTTTCTATTTTTGCACTCATCTAAGAATAAATCATCCATTCAGTTTCTTGATTGATATTTCAAAATATTTTTCCAAAAAAATAAAATCAGTCGCCTGCTACCGGTCACAATTTATAGAAAATATAAAAAACAGGGGCATATTCAGGTCAATATCTTCACAAAACAGTTACTGGGGATCTTTAATCAGAGCAAAGTTTGCTGAAGCTTTCTATTCCGAGGAAGCGCTCAAAATAGAAGATATTGACACAATCTTATGA
- a CDS encoding T9SS type A sorting domain-containing protein yields the protein MPRNLSIIFILTFFLNLLVGNEIIIQEYETGFCSVDGSIQTSVRGYTGDGYADTDRGIGKSVSWSVYITKAGTYYLKWRYGNGGGSGDRPAKLLINLQIAIDTVNFAHTGTWDNWTISDSVSVTLTEGYNNIRLEAYSQDGLANIDYISISGEGVQPIDCVNIYTLKVSQNIEEGGIVSYEPVRDYYEEGTMIILTAIPNPGYFFQSWSGDVTSADSIFSFKINKNVTVEAIFLPIGTKPDPELVGYATVQDDNGTPYYTIGGMLGDSVFVNSIDQLEYYLSHPDPYIVSFSEHFIGEGEISVSSNKTIIGIGDNAHLEGIGLSINRARNVIIKNIKVSHVHPKDAVEINGASKNIWIHKCKFFSDREHDKDYYDGLLDIKNQSSFITVSWCKFHDHYKTILISSGDQQVADTLIRVTFHHNYFYNCESRLPSIRFGKAHIFNNYYKNCGTAINSRMGACVRIERNYFFNVGTAVMMAYSPKKGTVELIDNYFGNSNYSSTPSCQLEVPYEYEHILDNTEDIPALIVGDVAIDDNNTTMLKQLELNAYPNPFNKNLKIEYTVPEQIFVKIEIYDILGRKIMDIVNGKRNAGKYTHIWNGKNYYGKEIESGIYFIILNTNKNKIYRKVLFIK from the coding sequence ATGCCAAGGAATCTATCAATCATTTTTATTTTAACTTTTTTCTTAAACCTCCTAGTTGGGAATGAGATAATCATTCAAGAATATGAAACTGGCTTTTGTTCTGTCGACGGCTCCATTCAGACAAGTGTCCGAGGATATACAGGTGATGGATACGCCGATACCGATAGAGGCATTGGGAAAAGCGTCAGTTGGAGTGTATATATAACAAAGGCAGGGACGTATTATCTTAAATGGAGATATGGCAATGGCGGTGGCAGTGGTGATCGTCCGGCCAAGCTACTTATAAATTTGCAAATAGCGATTGATACCGTGAACTTTGCCCATACCGGCACCTGGGATAACTGGACTATATCAGATAGCGTAAGTGTAACCTTAACAGAAGGCTACAACAATATAAGACTGGAGGCATACTCCCAAGATGGACTTGCAAATATTGACTACATCTCAATTTCTGGCGAAGGTGTACAACCAATCGATTGTGTAAATATCTATACATTGAAAGTTAGCCAGAATATTGAAGAAGGTGGTATAGTATCATATGAACCGGTCAGGGATTATTATGAAGAAGGGACAATGATCATATTAACTGCTATTCCAAACCCGGGATACTTTTTCCAGAGCTGGTCGGGTGATGTAACTTCTGCTGATAGTATTTTTTCTTTTAAAATAAACAAAAATGTCACTGTTGAAGCAATTTTTCTGCCTATCGGGACAAAACCCGACCCTGAATTAGTCGGTTATGCGACAGTACAGGATGACAATGGTACCCCATACTATACCATCGGAGGCATGTTGGGAGATAGTGTATTTGTCAATAGTATTGATCAACTCGAGTACTATCTATCACACCCTGATCCCTATATTGTATCATTCTCTGAACATTTTATAGGTGAAGGAGAAATATCTGTATCATCAAACAAAACTATAATAGGTATCGGTGATAATGCACACCTTGAGGGGATTGGTCTTTCAATAAACAGAGCTCGAAACGTAATTATAAAAAATATAAAGGTCTCCCATGTCCATCCAAAAGATGCGGTTGAAATTAATGGTGCATCTAAAAACATCTGGATTCATAAATGCAAATTCTTCTCAGATAGAGAACATGATAAGGATTATTATGATGGTCTGCTTGATATAAAAAACCAGTCATCATTCATAACGGTTTCCTGGTGCAAATTCCATGACCACTATAAAACCATTCTTATTAGTTCTGGAGATCAGCAGGTAGCTGATACCTTAATAAGAGTCACTTTCCACCATAATTATTTTTATAATTGTGAATCAAGACTACCATCGATAAGATTTGGGAAAGCCCATATATTTAATAATTATTATAAAAACTGTGGTACGGCAATTAATTCCAGGATGGGTGCATGCGTAAGAATTGAGAGGAATTACTTTTTTAACGTAGGAACAGCTGTAATGATGGCATATAGTCCAAAAAAAGGTACCGTAGAATTAATAGATAATTATTTTGGAAACAGCAACTATTCTTCAACACCATCATGTCAACTCGAAGTGCCATACGAGTATGAACACATACTCGACAATACAGAGGATATTCCAGCTTTAATTGTAGGTGATGTGGCAATTGATGATAATAATACAACCATGTTGAAACAATTAGAATTAAATGCCTACCCGAATCCCTTTAATAAGAATTTAAAAATAGAATATACTGTTCCTGAACAAATATTTGTAAAAATTGAAATCTATGATATTCTAGGTAGAAAAATTATGGATATCGTTAATGGAAAAAGGAATGCAGGAAAATATACACATATATGGAATGGTAAGAATTATTATGGCAAAGAAATAGAATCAGGAATTTACTTTATTATTTTAAACACAAACAAAAACAAAATCTATAGGAAGGTACTCTTTATAAAATAG
- the eda gene encoding bifunctional 4-hydroxy-2-oxoglutarate aldolase/2-dehydro-3-deoxy-phosphogluconate aldolase: MNIKEQIEKYRIVPVIAIENADDALTLADSLIEGGLPIIEITFRTAAAGKVIEILKRERSEMIIGAGTVLTVDNLKRAIDSGASFAVAPGLNRNVVEEALKLGFNFMPGVMTPSDVELALSYGLNILKFFPAEVAGGVNYLKSMSAPYKHTGVKFIPTGGINTGNLKDYLSCNVVLAVGGTWIAKKEDISAHKWNIIKNRCKEALKILEKA, from the coding sequence ATGAATATTAAAGAGCAAATTGAAAAATACAGAATAGTACCCGTGATAGCGATTGAAAATGCAGATGATGCACTTACGCTTGCGGATAGTCTTATTGAGGGAGGATTGCCAATCATAGAGATTACTTTTAGAACTGCCGCAGCAGGAAAGGTTATTGAAATATTGAAGAGGGAAAGATCAGAGATGATTATTGGTGCTGGGACGGTTCTAACAGTGGATAACTTAAAGAGGGCAATTGATAGTGGTGCTTCCTTTGCTGTGGCACCTGGTTTAAACAGAAATGTTGTGGAGGAAGCTTTGAAGCTGGGATTTAATTTTATGCCCGGGGTTATGACTCCATCAGATGTAGAGTTAGCTTTAAGTTATGGTTTGAACATTTTAAAGTTTTTTCCCGCTGAGGTAGCAGGTGGTGTGAATTATTTAAAAAGTATGTCAGCTCCCTATAAGCATACAGGGGTTAAATTCATTCCCACTGGTGGCATAAATACTGGTAATTTGAAAGATTATCTGTCTTGCAATGTTGTACTGGCTGTGGGCGGTACCTGGATAGCAAAAAAGGAGGATATATCGGCACACAAGTGGAATATAATTAAGAATAGATGTAAAGAAGCTCTTAAAATTTTAGAAAAGGCATAG